From a region of the Methanolinea sp. genome:
- a CDS encoding 30S ribosomal protein S15 — protein MARIHARRRGDSSSVRPHRTEAPSWSNTDVKAIEKVIIDLKKEGYSSSRIGLVLRDRYGVPDVKLVLGKRIGQVLEENGLRSEIPEDLRNLIAKALGLRKHLAENKNDLHNKRQLQLTESKVRRLVKYYVSSGRLPGDWSYKPETAEILLSR, from the coding sequence ATGGCACGTATACATGCACGCCGGAGAGGAGATTCGAGTTCGGTCCGTCCTCACCGCACTGAGGCGCCGTCCTGGTCAAATACCGACGTGAAAGCCATCGAGAAAGTCATCATCGATCTCAAGAAAGAAGGATATTCAAGCAGCCGGATCGGGCTCGTGCTCCGTGACCGCTATGGCGTTCCGGACGTCAAGCTGGTATTGGGGAAGCGGATCGGCCAGGTCCTCGAAGAGAACGGCCTGCGCTCAGAGATACCCGAAGACCTCCGCAACCTGATCGCAAAGGCGCTCGGTCTGCGGAAGCATCTCGCTGAGAATAAGAACGACCTGCACAACAAGCGGCAGTTGCAGTTGACTGAATCTAAGGTCCGGCGGCTGGTCAAGTACTACGTTTCATCCGGGCGACTGCCGGGCGACTGGAGCTACAAGCCGGAGACCGCGGAGATCCTGCTCTCCCGATAA
- a CDS encoding DHH family phosphoesterase, protein MSLDEAASRVAEHLSRQEYVEVYAHHDADGIAAGTILCMALFRRGIRFRLRVLHRLSVASISPGTPVLLCDMGSGLEDLPNEVMVVDHHLPRFSGDLHVNPRLAGIDADRELSSAGAAYLVAQKLGDNRDLAGLVMLGILGDDQQIAGKNREIFNSAVAESVITPRKGCLLPGRDLHERLLCSTKPYLHQVSGDEMAVADLIESVAGDTSPDMENLLSLIVLRISPFAPAATMESLYGDRYSLEREVLTEAHALTAIVDACGKCGRGGLAASLCFRSPEGLNEAWETALGHRLQVIRALRFALEKPDQNGFFTVEETSVASDLADALVRDTLVETPVMVAAKAGDLCHISIRSPGTHDNRLGDAAHQAAVQCGGFGGGHSMRAGATVSCARLDEFREAFGRIVAA, encoded by the coding sequence ATGTCCCTTGACGAAGCCGCATCCCGGGTTGCCGAACACCTCTCGCGACAGGAATACGTCGAGGTGTATGCGCACCACGACGCAGACGGGATTGCAGCGGGAACCATCCTCTGCATGGCATTGTTCCGGAGAGGTATACGATTCAGGCTGCGGGTGCTCCACCGGTTGAGCGTGGCATCGATCTCTCCCGGCACTCCGGTGCTGCTCTGCGACATGGGATCCGGTCTTGAGGACCTGCCAAACGAGGTCATGGTCGTCGACCATCACCTGCCCCGGTTTTCCGGTGACCTCCATGTCAACCCGCGCCTCGCCGGTATCGATGCCGATCGCGAGCTCTCATCAGCCGGCGCAGCTTACCTCGTTGCGCAGAAGCTCGGCGACAACCGTGACCTTGCCGGGCTGGTCATGCTCGGAATCCTCGGGGACGATCAGCAGATTGCCGGGAAAAACAGGGAGATCTTCAACAGCGCGGTTGCAGAATCGGTCATCACCCCAAGGAAGGGGTGCCTCCTGCCTGGAAGGGACCTTCACGAGCGGTTGCTCTGCTCAACCAAACCCTACCTCCACCAGGTTAGTGGAGATGAGATGGCGGTGGCAGACCTGATCGAGAGCGTGGCTGGAGATACGTCCCCTGATATGGAAAACCTGCTATCGCTCATCGTGCTCCGGATCAGCCCCTTTGCTCCAGCAGCGACCATGGAGTCTTTGTACGGGGATCGCTATTCCCTGGAGCGGGAGGTTCTCACCGAGGCCCATGCCCTTACCGCAATCGTGGATGCCTGCGGGAAGTGCGGACGCGGCGGACTTGCTGCATCGCTTTGCTTCCGTTCGCCAGAAGGGTTGAACGAGGCATGGGAAACGGCTCTCGGCCACCGCCTGCAGGTGATCCGGGCCCTCCGGTTTGCCCTGGAGAAACCGGACCAAAATGGGTTCTTCACCGTAGAAGAGACGTCTGTGGCAAGCGATCTCGCCGACGCACTGGTCCGTGACACATTGGTCGAAACACCGGTGATGGTTGCAGCAAAGGCCGGTGATCTCTGTCACATCTCCATCCGCTCCCCGGGCACTCACGATAACCGGCTCGGTGATGCCGCCCACCAGGCAGCGGTACAGTGCGGCGGTTTCGGAGGGGGGCATTCGATGAGGGCCGGGGCAACAGTCAGTTGCGCCCGTCTCGACGAGTTCCGGGAAGCATTCGGGAGGATCGTTGCAGCATGA
- a CDS encoding serine--tRNA ligase → MQVHFRLEAGIRFSAPFTPESEQAARTLIDEANRVLFMRGVPKGTDPAEVGRITGAPEFHENVLRLIFESGAYTRAHDALFRFRKQVAPALGKYRLGLREIEVGSFTITMKGDFPENFRAPRLPFITESNLSDGTLTLSLAMSAADLEGRIPDRLVRLVEEKIEAALYGGKSEHWELVFESGPKPRHTTGDPTAGMVARGWIKHAPARGQWIYGPQAVQLFRAFEQIVMEEIIHPLGFSEMIFPKMVPWEVWMRSGHAKGVYPEIYYICTPKTRDASYWEDVADYYKVTGEVWVEEIRNRIDGPIGGMCYAQCPPFWPFVQGETLGNDCLPIRVFDRSGTSHRYESGGIHGIERVDEFHRIEVLWLGTAEQTVEIADRLHEVYTHVFEEILELEWRSARVTPWFMAQEGIVGREIECSCGERIGTTDYEAFLPYNESWLEFQNVSINGDKYPKGFNVKIQSGADCWSGCSGIGLERWTAAFLAQKGLDCENWPDTVAGIVGEPKNLFTFL, encoded by the coding sequence ATGCAGGTACACTTCAGGCTAGAGGCCGGGATCCGGTTCAGCGCCCCGTTCACACCGGAATCTGAACAGGCTGCCCGGACATTAATCGACGAGGCAAACAGGGTGCTCTTCATGCGGGGCGTCCCGAAAGGGACGGATCCTGCCGAAGTCGGCCGGATCACCGGGGCCCCGGAATTCCATGAAAACGTCCTCCGGCTCATTTTCGAGAGCGGGGCATACACCCGGGCCCATGACGCACTCTTCAGGTTCAGGAAGCAGGTCGCGCCGGCCCTTGGCAAGTATCGTCTCGGGTTACGGGAGATCGAGGTCGGGTCCTTCACCATCACCATGAAAGGCGACTTCCCGGAGAACTTCCGGGCCCCGAGACTGCCCTTTATCACCGAATCCAACCTCTCTGACGGCACCCTGACGCTCAGCCTTGCGATGAGTGCTGCCGATCTCGAGGGGCGGATACCCGACCGGCTCGTCCGGCTGGTGGAAGAGAAGATCGAGGCGGCGCTCTACGGTGGCAAGAGCGAGCACTGGGAGCTCGTCTTTGAGAGTGGGCCAAAACCCCGGCATACAACTGGAGATCCGACCGCCGGGATGGTGGCCCGGGGCTGGATCAAGCATGCCCCGGCCCGGGGACAGTGGATATACGGTCCGCAGGCAGTCCAGCTCTTCCGGGCCTTTGAACAGATCGTTATGGAAGAGATCATCCACCCCCTTGGCTTCTCGGAGATGATCTTTCCCAAGATGGTCCCCTGGGAAGTCTGGATGCGATCCGGGCATGCCAAGGGAGTGTATCCGGAGATCTACTACATCTGCACCCCGAAGACCCGCGATGCCTCCTACTGGGAGGATGTCGCCGATTACTACAAGGTGACCGGCGAGGTCTGGGTTGAGGAGATCCGGAACCGGATCGATGGTCCCATCGGGGGCATGTGCTACGCGCAGTGCCCTCCGTTCTGGCCCTTTGTGCAGGGAGAGACGCTTGGCAACGACTGCCTGCCCATCAGGGTCTTTGACCGGAGCGGGACATCACACCGCTATGAGAGCGGTGGAATCCACGGCATCGAACGGGTAGACGAATTCCACCGGATCGAGGTGCTCTGGTTGGGGACCGCGGAACAGACCGTGGAAATCGCCGACCGGCTCCACGAAGTATACACGCACGTCTTCGAAGAAATCCTCGAACTCGAATGGCGGTCTGCCAGGGTCACCCCCTGGTTCATGGCCCAGGAAGGGATAGTCGGGCGCGAGATCGAATGCAGCTGTGGCGAGCGGATCGGGACCACGGACTATGAAGCGTTCCTCCCCTACAACGAGAGCTGGCTCGAGTTCCAGAACGTCAGCATCAACGGGGACAAGTACCCAAAAGGGTTCAACGTAAAGATCCAGAGCGGGGCGGACTGCTGGTCCGGCTGCTCGGGCATCGGCCTTGAGCGGTGGACGGCGGCATTCCTGGCCCAGAAAGGCCTGGACTGTGAAAATTGGCCGGATACAGTGGCCGGAATAGTTGGAGAACCTAAAAATTTGTTTACATTCCTCTGA
- a CDS encoding 30S ribosomal protein S3ae — protein sequence MARKKQAGRRVEGWKAKSWYKVYGPDSLGKTYIGDTIANDPENVVGRIMQTTLGEIINDYARQNVKMKFRVSDVAGDAAYTEFIGHELTRDYLRSLVKRRTSRIDCHVPVTTKDGKKVDLTVTCYTLTRANLSQTHAIRGLMAQKVGDMAKEGDFNALLNGIITGEISKAVFKAIKPLFPVRRVEIIKSKVGTVRAA from the coding sequence ATGGCAAGGAAAAAACAGGCAGGACGAAGAGTTGAAGGCTGGAAGGCAAAGAGCTGGTACAAAGTATACGGCCCTGACAGCCTCGGTAAGACCTATATCGGTGATACCATCGCTAACGATCCCGAGAACGTGGTCGGACGGATCATGCAGACCACCCTTGGCGAGATCATCAACGATTATGCCCGTCAGAATGTGAAAATGAAGTTCCGGGTCTCGGATGTGGCGGGGGATGCCGCGTATACTGAGTTTATCGGGCACGAGCTGACCAGGGATTACCTGCGGTCTCTCGTCAAACGGCGCACCTCCCGCATCGATTGTCACGTCCCGGTTACCACAAAGGATGGCAAAAAGGTCGACCTGACCGTGACCTGCTACACCCTTACCCGGGCGAACCTGAGCCAGACCCATGCGATTCGCGGTCTCATGGCCCAGAAAGTGGGGGATATGGCAAAAGAAGGCGACTTCAACGCTCTCCTCAACGGGATAATTACCGGTGAGATCTCCAAGGCAGTCTTCAAGGCAATAAAACCACTCTTCCCGGTCCGCCGGGTTGAGATCATCAAGTCAAAGGTCGGGACGGTCAGGGCCGCGTGA
- a CDS encoding 2,3-bisphosphoglycerate-independent phosphoglycerate mutase — protein MTAERVLLLIIDGVSDRPCPELGNLTPLQAAHTPVLDRIAAEGVCGIMDTIGPGIRPGSDTSHLSLLGYPPNEFYTGRGPLEAVGTGIRMEPGMIGFRCNYATLDDAGKVSDRRAGRISDTADLTRAISDGVNLSEFGIEFLFRSGKGHRAALAFRGQDLGSCVSSNDPKHEGVSPPQFRPLSDSPADLKTAEALNSFVRQADEILERHPLNHDRKGRGLAPATTILIRGAGEMGAFPSFKERYGLSGSVIAAATLINGIGSAVGLRRVPVEGATGSVDTNLPGKVEAVLSELETQDFVLFNIKGADEAGHDGEALVKRDFIERVDAAIMPFLSIEGLLTVVCADHSTPCSIRDHSADPVPLVIRGDGVRIDAVRSFDEITCAQGGLNRITGSALMPVICDLINRVQKYGA, from the coding sequence ATGACGGCTGAGAGGGTCCTGCTCCTGATCATTGATGGTGTTTCTGACCGGCCCTGCCCGGAACTTGGAAATCTAACGCCACTCCAGGCCGCACACACACCGGTCCTTGACCGGATTGCCGCTGAAGGGGTCTGCGGGATCATGGACACCATAGGTCCTGGCATCCGCCCTGGATCAGATACCTCGCACCTGAGCCTGCTCGGATATCCACCAAACGAGTTCTACACCGGTCGCGGCCCGCTCGAGGCGGTGGGGACCGGCATCCGGATGGAGCCGGGTATGATCGGCTTCCGGTGCAACTATGCCACGCTTGATGATGCCGGAAAGGTCAGCGACCGGAGGGCCGGGCGCATCAGCGATACTGCAGACCTGACCCGTGCAATCTCGGACGGAGTCAATCTCTCGGAATTCGGCATCGAGTTCCTGTTCAGGTCAGGGAAAGGTCACCGTGCCGCTCTCGCATTCCGGGGGCAGGACCTTGGATCATGCGTATCCTCAAACGATCCGAAACACGAGGGTGTCAGCCCCCCTCAGTTCAGACCGCTCAGCGATAGTCCTGCAGACCTGAAGACCGCTGAGGCGCTGAACTCCTTTGTCAGGCAGGCCGATGAAATCCTTGAAAGGCACCCTCTCAACCATGACCGGAAGGGCCGGGGACTTGCCCCGGCAACGACCATCCTTATTCGCGGTGCCGGTGAGATGGGCGCGTTTCCCTCCTTCAAAGAGCGGTATGGACTGTCTGGGAGCGTAATCGCCGCAGCAACCCTGATCAACGGGATCGGGAGCGCAGTGGGACTCCGCCGTGTACCCGTAGAAGGAGCAACGGGATCTGTGGATACCAATCTCCCGGGTAAGGTTGAAGCAGTACTGTCCGAACTTGAAACCCAGGATTTTGTCCTGTTCAACATCAAGGGTGCAGACGAGGCGGGGCATGACGGCGAGGCGCTGGTAAAAAGGGACTTTATCGAACGGGTTGATGCTGCCATCATGCCGTTCCTCTCAATCGAGGGTCTCCTAACCGTGGTCTGCGCTGATCACAGCACCCCCTGCAGCATCCGTGACCACAGTGCCGACCCGGTTCCGCTGGTCATCCGGGGCGATGGTGTGCGGATCGACGCTGTCAGGTCCTTTGATGAGATCACGTGTGCGCAGGGAGGACTCAACCGGATCACAGGATCGGCCCTGATGCCGGTAATCTGCGACCTGATCAACCGGGTGCAGAAATACGGGGCATGA
- a CDS encoding PH domain-containing protein has protein sequence MPPQSTIPSIEIKPHRNLRSLYLTYLLIAVWAGVFPWLIPASLFLSPVMVLMFTIPILLMVIVTVLWTGAYYRTIIFRLTEEGISLERGVWHRHAGTIPYDRISNIEIVQGPLSRLLGISLLKVRTEEFCGGKMVNSELKINGLTDAGSLKNAIKERMRNPGREERP, from the coding sequence ATGCCACCACAGAGTACTATTCCTTCGATTGAAATCAAACCCCACCGGAACCTACGAAGCCTGTACCTCACCTATCTCCTCATCGCTGTCTGGGCTGGTGTTTTCCCCTGGCTGATCCCGGCGAGTCTATTTCTTTCTCCGGTCATGGTTCTCATGTTTACCATTCCCATCCTTCTCATGGTGATCGTTACCGTCCTGTGGACTGGTGCATACTACCGCACCATCATCTTCCGGTTGACCGAAGAGGGGATCAGCTTGGAACGGGGTGTATGGCATCGCCATGCGGGCACCATCCCCTACGACAGGATCAGCAACATCGAGATCGTCCAGGGCCCACTGTCGCGTCTCCTGGGGATCTCGCTTCTTAAGGTCCGGACTGAAGAGTTCTGCGGCGGGAAGATGGTGAACTCCGAACTGAAGATCAACGGTCTTACCGATGCAGGATCGCTGAAAAACGCTATCAAGGAACGTATGAGAAACCCGGGACGGGAAGAGCGACCGTAA
- a CDS encoding DEAD/DEAH box helicase, which translates to MRVIIHPQKGNYKILFLENQHVRGTGFADFARTQKGVRPVQYRLRWGGRSQFRNTPTRDLIASLRKSDLFLTGHDDLVEAFLSDLQIPFDTVDLCRICLLEERITPLNPATAVRYGESESICPGCAKRELRRELAHMGRIGQRAMSHMEALIQKYRDVDKVLASIQPENIRMRQTLFDRLEAHPIQKTARLEELPLPRNFVDVSGVETLMPAQQLAVEAGLLFGKDLLVVSATASGKTFIGEMAGLKNLLEGRGQMIFLVPLVALAVQKYQRFLERYGEITGVGILIGRNRINLPENRPVGDRNTGAPVIVATYEGIDHLIRSGKKLKKVGTVVIDEVQMLEDSDRGHRLDGLIARLKFLAPKAQFLYLSATIGLPKILAKKLGATLVRYDERPVALERYLLFLEHKQKIPTIKRLCEEEFRNVSSKGFHGQTIVFTHSRARCHVIAEALGPSYGVYHAGLTSQERRSAEALFLSGKLKAVVTTAALGAGVDFPASQVIFDSLAMGISWLSVQEFSQMAGRAGRPDYHDLGKVVILAEPGASYVRNSPHTEEEVAMRLLKGEMEEVAPEHDLEASSEEFAANAVVCNGNERDLDRICSSMVGTLEPVLPVLIERGLAVRSEGRIELSDMARIMAEHFIGVERLTEILALTQKTDDPLDILTELECSSREQDREKRVKKRRR; encoded by the coding sequence ATGAGAGTCATCATCCATCCCCAGAAAGGGAATTATAAGATCCTTTTTCTCGAAAACCAGCATGTCCGGGGAACAGGGTTTGCAGATTTCGCCAGAACACAAAAGGGAGTCAGGCCGGTCCAGTACCGGCTCCGGTGGGGGGGCCGGAGCCAGTTCCGGAATACCCCTACCCGTGACCTCATCGCATCACTCCGGAAATCAGACCTGTTTCTCACCGGGCACGATGACCTGGTCGAGGCATTCCTCTCTGATCTCCAGATACCGTTTGATACAGTTGACCTCTGCAGGATCTGCCTTCTTGAAGAACGAATCACTCCCCTGAACCCCGCAACCGCGGTACGGTACGGGGAATCCGAATCGATCTGTCCCGGTTGTGCGAAACGGGAACTCCGCCGTGAACTGGCCCACATGGGGCGCATCGGCCAAAGGGCGATGTCTCACATGGAAGCCCTGATCCAGAAATACCGGGACGTGGACAAGGTGCTGGCTAGTATCCAGCCTGAGAATATCCGGATGCGCCAGACCCTGTTTGACCGGCTTGAAGCACACCCGATCCAGAAGACCGCACGCCTCGAGGAGCTTCCGCTTCCCCGGAACTTTGTCGATGTGTCGGGCGTAGAGACACTCATGCCTGCCCAGCAGCTGGCGGTTGAAGCAGGTCTGCTGTTTGGAAAGGATCTCCTGGTCGTATCGGCAACCGCAAGCGGGAAGACCTTTATCGGTGAGATGGCAGGTCTCAAGAACCTCCTCGAAGGGCGGGGACAGATGATTTTCCTGGTGCCGCTGGTTGCACTAGCCGTGCAGAAATACCAGCGGTTCCTTGAGCGCTACGGGGAGATCACCGGGGTTGGAATCCTGATCGGCAGGAACAGGATCAACCTGCCCGAGAACCGCCCTGTAGGAGACCGGAACACCGGAGCGCCGGTCATCGTAGCTACTTACGAGGGAATCGATCACCTCATCCGGTCCGGGAAGAAGCTAAAGAAAGTGGGAACGGTGGTCATCGATGAAGTCCAGATGCTCGAAGACAGTGATCGCGGTCACCGCCTTGACGGGCTTATCGCCCGCCTCAAGTTCCTGGCCCCAAAAGCCCAGTTCCTGTACCTGAGTGCAACCATAGGTCTCCCGAAAATTCTTGCCAAGAAACTCGGGGCAACTTTGGTACGTTACGATGAACGGCCGGTTGCCCTTGAACGATACCTCCTCTTTCTTGAGCACAAGCAGAAGATCCCGACCATCAAGCGGCTCTGCGAGGAGGAGTTCCGAAATGTCTCCTCCAAAGGATTTCATGGGCAGACCATTGTCTTCACCCATTCACGGGCACGCTGCCACGTGATTGCCGAGGCGCTCGGTCCATCCTACGGTGTTTATCACGCAGGACTTACCTCCCAGGAACGGCGATCTGCCGAGGCACTCTTTCTTTCCGGGAAATTGAAGGCCGTGGTCACCACCGCGGCACTGGGTGCAGGCGTGGATTTTCCTGCCTCCCAGGTCATCTTCGACTCCCTGGCCATGGGGATCTCGTGGCTTTCGGTCCAGGAGTTCAGCCAGATGGCCGGACGGGCAGGGAGACCGGACTACCATGACCTCGGCAAAGTGGTAATCCTCGCCGAACCAGGGGCAAGCTATGTGCGCAATTCTCCCCATACCGAGGAGGAGGTCGCGATGCGTCTCCTGAAAGGAGAGATGGAGGAGGTGGCGCCCGAACATGATCTCGAGGCAAGCTCCGAAGAGTTCGCTGCCAACGCCGTTGTCTGCAACGGAAACGAAAGAGATCTTGACCGCATCTGCTCCAGCATGGTGGGAACACTCGAGCCTGTGCTTCCCGTCCTCATCGAACGCGGCCTGGCCGTGAGATCTGAAGGCCGGATCGAATTGTCTGACATGGCCCGGATCATGGCCGAGCATTTCATCGGGGTAGAACGACTGACGGAAATTCTGGCACTGACCCAGAAGACCGATGACCCCCTCGATATCCTTACCGAGCTCGAGTGCAGTTCCAGGGAACAAGACCGGGAAAAAAGGGTAAAAAAGAGACGCCGGTGA
- a CDS encoding winged helix-turn-helix transcriptional regulator has protein sequence MTEASNDPLYSILRSKREVTRFQILVEIAEHQPSIRQQEIAEKLGVTPQAVSEYIRELADDSMVTAHGRGRYGVTRKGIEWVLNHAEALESYARHIRKDIIQQVSTWTALAAEDLHEGDQVGVYMKDGLLFAAREQRSAMGTVIRDSRKGEDVGVARLAGIIDHTEGTVHVCKVPRIQRGGSRSVSPDLVREVTSRAGMVAAVGLEAYVALQEAGLIPDMFFGSREGVIEAAFHGIECVIIIVDEEFTDFLKRLEEAGLPYQIHDLSGA, from the coding sequence TTGACCGAAGCCAGTAATGATCCCCTCTACTCGATCCTCCGCAGCAAACGCGAGGTAACGCGGTTCCAGATCCTGGTGGAGATCGCCGAGCATCAGCCATCCATCCGCCAGCAGGAGATTGCCGAAAAGCTGGGAGTCACCCCCCAGGCAGTGTCAGAGTATATCCGCGAGCTGGCGGATGACAGCATGGTCACTGCCCACGGGCGCGGCAGGTACGGAGTAACCCGGAAAGGCATCGAATGGGTACTGAACCATGCTGAAGCTCTTGAAAGCTATGCCCGGCATATCAGGAAAGATATCATCCAGCAGGTCTCGACCTGGACTGCGCTCGCCGCAGAAGACCTGCATGAAGGAGATCAGGTCGGGGTGTACATGAAGGACGGGCTGCTCTTTGCGGCTCGGGAGCAACGGAGCGCGATGGGAACGGTCATCAGGGATTCCCGGAAGGGAGAGGATGTCGGTGTCGCCCGCCTGGCCGGAATTATCGATCACACTGAAGGGACGGTCCACGTATGCAAGGTTCCAAGAATCCAGCGGGGCGGATCACGAAGTGTCAGCCCCGATCTGGTGCGAGAGGTGACCTCCCGGGCCGGAATGGTCGCCGCAGTCGGGCTTGAGGCATACGTTGCCCTCCAGGAAGCTGGGCTTATACCGGACATGTTTTTTGGATCCCGGGAAGGGGTGATCGAGGCGGCCTTTCACGGAATCGAGTGTGTTATCATCATCGTTGATGAGGAATTCACCGATTTTCTCAAACGGCTTGAAGAAGCCGGGCTACCCTACCAGATCCATGATCTTTCCGGCGCATGA
- a CDS encoding ArsR family transcriptional regulator, giving the protein MTGHIRIVNDPVELVPLLITFNNSCYKQVYDLLNRSWMTEEELSEQLSDAGVGHCITILKKGNLIEEQWRMPEPGERPVREFRATYNKFRANFQCNFSDLSDLLYIASSNEEHLREMVEKIEDELSNGNTSINDIARKFGVSPVFIKGLAKRIPHLDVKGQGLVLLDRSQ; this is encoded by the coding sequence TTGACTGGTCATATCAGGATAGTTAATGATCCGGTGGAATTAGTCCCCCTCTTAATCACGTTCAACAACAGCTGCTACAAGCAAGTCTACGATCTCCTCAACCGTTCCTGGATGACTGAGGAAGAATTGTCTGAACAGCTGAGTGATGCCGGAGTGGGCCACTGCATAACCATCCTGAAAAAGGGTAACCTGATAGAAGAGCAGTGGCGGATGCCGGAACCAGGGGAACGGCCGGTCAGGGAATTTCGTGCAACCTATAATAAATTTCGGGCCAACTTCCAGTGCAACTTTTCAGATCTCTCCGATCTTCTTTACATTGCGAGTTCTAACGAGGAGCACCTCAGGGAGATGGTCGAAAAGATCGAAGACGAACTCTCCAACGGCAATACCTCGATCAACGATATAGCACGCAAATTTGGCGTCAGCCCGGTTTTCATCAAAGGCCTCGCAAAGCGTATCCCCCACCTGGACGTGAAAGGACAGGGGCTGGTGCTGCTTGACCGAAGCCAGTAA